The stretch of DNA ACAAAACTGGGTCAACGCTTTAATGTCGACTTATCGATCGGACTTGCATTGGCAGAAGCCGGTCGAACAGATGATTTGACGAAAAGCGTCAATTACGCCGAATTGTATGAAGCGACGAAACGTGTCGTCGAAGGAGAACCGCTCCAACTCGTCGAAGCCTTGGCGGATCGTATTGCTAAAGCCGTCTTTGCGTTAGACGGACGGATTGAAGAAGCATCGATTAAAGTCATCAAACCGGATCCGCCGATTGCCGGACACTATGAACATGTGGCGGTCGAAATCAATCGACTCCGGGAGGATTATGTATGAAGTACGCGTATATTGCACTTGGTTCGAACATCGGTGATAAAGCGGCTCACTTAAGAGCGGCGGTTGCGCATCTGAGAGCATTACCTTCTGTGCATGATGTTCAAGCTTCATCAATTTATGAAACAGTACCGGTCGGTTATCTCAATCAAGATTTATTCTATAACATGGTCGTCGCAATTCAAACGACGGATGCTGCCGATGTATTGCTCGGACGATTGCAGGAAATCGAACAGCTTGAAGGACGTAAGCGCCTATTTAAAAATGGACCGCGGACGCTCGACTTAGATATTTTGCTGTATGCGGAAGAACAAATTGATTTAGAAGGATTAACCGTCCCGCATCCGCGGATGCAAGAGCGGGCGTTCGTGCTTGCACCATTACGTGAACTTGCAGCAGAACAAATCGTTCCTGGTCTTGGACAAAGTGTCGAGCAGCTGTATGAGCAGTTACCAGAGTCGGAACGAAACGGTGTGCGGCAGTTAGGTGGTCTTTTAGAAGCGGAGGAACAGTAATGGAATGGAACATTGGTGATATCAAACTAAAAAATCAGGTTATCTTGGCACCGATGGCAGGCGTCTGTAATCCGGCGTTTCGTTTGATCGCAAAAGAATTCGGTGCAGGACTTGTCTGTGCCGAGATGGTCAGCGATAAGGGAATCTTGTACGAGAACGAACGGACGCTTCAGATGCTCTATGTCGATGAACGGGAAAAACCACTCAGTCTTCAAATCTACGGAGGTTCAAAAGAGACGCTTGTTCAAGCCGCGCAATATGTCGAGGCGAACACAAATGCCGATATCATTGATATCAATATGGGATGTCCGGTCCCAAAAGTCACGAAAAGTGATGCCGGAGCAAAGTGGCTGCTTGATCCAGATAAGGTCTATGAGATGGTCCATGCGGTGACGCAGGCAATCGATAAACCGGTAACAGTCAAGATGCGGACCGGATGGGACAGTCATCACATCTATTGTGTGGATAACGTCAAAGCAGCAGAAGCAGGTGGCGCGAAGGCTGTTGCCATTCACGGACGGACACGTTCGCAAAAATATGAAGGTGTCGCAGACTGGAACATCATCGGTGAAGCGAAAAAA from Exiguobacterium sp. BMC-KP encodes:
- the folK gene encoding 2-amino-4-hydroxy-6-hydroxymethyldihydropteridine diphosphokinase; this encodes MKYAYIALGSNIGDKAAHLRAAVAHLRALPSVHDVQASSIYETVPVGYLNQDLFYNMVVAIQTTDAADVLLGRLQEIEQLEGRKRLFKNGPRTLDLDILLYAEEQIDLEGLTVPHPRMQERAFVLAPLRELAAEQIVPGLGQSVEQLYEQLPESERNGVRQLGGLLEAEEQ
- the dusB gene encoding tRNA dihydrouridine synthase DusB gives rise to the protein MEWNIGDIKLKNQVILAPMAGVCNPAFRLIAKEFGAGLVCAEMVSDKGILYENERTLQMLYVDEREKPLSLQIYGGSKETLVQAAQYVEANTNADIIDINMGCPVPKVTKSDAGAKWLLDPDKVYEMVHAVTQAIDKPVTVKMRTGWDSHHIYCVDNVKAAEAGGAKAVAIHGRTRSQKYEGVADWNIIGEAKKAVNIPIIGNGDVQTPQDAKRMIDEIGVDGVMIGRAALGNPWMLYQTIQYLESGTLPAEPTAREKIDICLLHATRLVALKGEELAVREMRTHVAWYLKGMKGNGRVRNALFNIETHAGLVELLQQYLQTLEEDVAYA
- the folB gene encoding dihydroneopterin aldolase; translated protein: MDRIHVTGMRFYGYHGVFAEETKLGQRFNVDLSIGLALAEAGRTDDLTKSVNYAELYEATKRVVEGEPLQLVEALADRIAKAVFALDGRIEEASIKVIKPDPPIAGHYEHVAVEINRLREDYV